A stretch of DNA from bacterium:
TTATTTATGTTGTATCTTTGCCGTCACAATTATTTGCGGTTGTTCTAAAACAAATAATTTGATAAAAGACATATATTTCCTCGGCAAGGAACAAAGGATTTACGGTGTAAATATAATTGATAAAGAGCCACAAATTATTGTAAATCAGCATTCATGGGATATATCTGTTTCGCCCGATGGTAAAAATATCGCATATCTTTCACCCGATAGCAATGAAATATACCAATTGTTTATAACGAGCATCGTTAGTAAAGAAAATAACAGATGCATAACAATGTTAAAAGAAGCCCCTGTTGTTTTGGATGGTAACTTTACTCCGGTCTATTCATGGTCACCTGATGGTAAAAATATAGTTTGCTATACAGGTAAAGACCTTGTAATTTATGATATTATTTCATTTAAAAACGACACTTTACCAATTAATGTAGTAGAGGCGCCTTATACAAGTTACATCTACGGCCTTCGTTGGTCTCCTGCTGGTGATTTTATAGCATGTTTACCAGGGGAAGATGTATTTACCTATTCAATCAAATCAAAGAAATGGTTTCGTGTTACAAACAGGAAGGACATTGGTGGTACAAGTTTATGCTGGTCCAATGACGGAAGATATCTTTTATATTGCCAAAATGAAAAGACATATCTATTTGATGTTTATGCTAAAAAAGAAATGATTGTATATGATGGTGAAGTCCAATACGCCCAATTTACTTCAGATAAAATGAAAATTATTTATGTAGATTTTTACGGGACTAACATTTCAAATTTATTCTCAATAGATATAAATACTAAGGAAGTCAAACAATTAACTAACAACAAATTATTTGTTGCTGATTTTACCTTGCTTAACGATACTATTATAGTATATGATTATGGGGTAAACAAAGAATGGAAGCTTATGTGTTTAAATTTAAAGAATCTGAGTACACATGAATTGATTGATACTATATTTTCATCTTATTGTTTACCTACGGTAAAACATAAATAGATTACAAATATGTCAATCGTACAGTTATTGATGCCCCTAAGACGTATCTTATCAATTACTTATAACTAAACCTCTTGCCAAAACCCAACAATTATGATATCATTATTTTTTTAACAGCGAACAAACAGAAAACATAAAAGGAGAGACCCATGGAAGACCTGAAGCTGGCTAAAAAACTGGTAAAGAGCCTGGAGATGGCCATGAAATACGAGCGGGTTGCCCAGGAACGCTATTCCAAAGAGGCCACCTATTCCTACGAGTATGACATCAAATCCCTGTTCAAGGCCCTGGTCTCCGAGGAACTGAAGCACGAGCGGATGCTTAACGCCAAGAAGGCGGAGATCATGAAGGACATCGCCCGGATGGAAAAAGCAAACAAAACCAAAGCCAAAAAATAAAAGAAAGGAAACACCAACATGCCAGGAAAACTTCCCAAGATAGACACTGATGCCTGCATCGGCTGCGGAGCCTGCGTGGGCGCCTGCCCGGTCAGCGCTTTGGATATGGCCGGCGACAAGGCCAAATTAGTGAAGCCCGAGGCCTGCACCAGCTGCGGAGCCTGCGTGGACGCCTGCCCGGTCTCCTGCATAGTGCTGGCCTGATCCGTTCTGAATGAAACCGCTAACTGTTTTAGGTGATAGAATGAAAAAGCATACGATACTGATGACGGCCCTGATCCTGGCCCTGGCGGCCGGTGCCAATGCCATGACCATCAACGGCGGGGCGGCCTGGTTCAATCCCTCCGGGGTGGAAGGAAGCGGCGCTGTGTTGTTCTCCCTGGGGGCCGGCCAGCGGGTGGACGATATGGTGATGGCCAACATCCAGATAGACTTCATGAACAAGAAATTCACCAAGGAGATCACAACCGACTCCGTTACGACAAGTACGGTAAGCACGACCACACGGTTGGTCGCCTACGAACATTCGGTAAAATATTTTCCGATCACTGCTGGCGTAATGATAACATTGCCGGTCGGGATTTTTATCAGCCCTTATGTCGAAGGGCGTGTAGGTTTTGGCATAGCGAATGTATCATACAGTTACAATGAGAGTCTCTATACGATTGCCGAGAGTGAACAGCCAGAGAGCGGCACCTACAGCGGATTTGGCTGGCGGATAGGCGCCGGAGGCAGGCTTAAGCTAGGATCTCGCAGCGCACTAACGGCGGGAGTTTCCTATAACGGAAATACCTGCTCTCGCAGCGCTGGCAATGATGTGTTCACTGATCTCAAGATGTCAGGCATTGGGCTGGGAGCAGCCCTGGAGCTAAGCGGATTCTGATCTCTTGGTAAAAGCAATATTAAAAGCCCCCGCCATCGGCGGGGGCTTTTTGTCGTCCGGTTCGAAGCGGTTAAAAATAATTAAAAAAACACTTGACAAACGGATAAAGTTATCATACTATTGGTCTAATAAAACATACTGAGAGTATATATGGGCATAAAGCAAAGACGACAGGATATTGCCGCGATCAGGCGTCGCGACATAATGAACGCGGCCTGGGCGCTGATGGAATCAAAGGGAGTGCTGGCCGTGTCCATGGATGAAATAGCCCGGAAGGCCGAATACACCAAGCAAACAGTCTACTCTTATTTTTCCAGCAAAGACGAACTACTGGTGGCCATTTATTTGGAGAGATTACGGGAAAGGTGGGGCCTGCACCAGGAGCAAATGGATGCCATGTCCACCGGTATCGGCAAGCTTTGGGCCTTCGCCCGTTCTTATTACAGTTATTTTACTCGTCACCCCGTAGATCTCCAGTTGGTGATGTATCTGGATTTTTGGGGACTATATTCCTCCGAGACCTATAAAAAACTTTACGCCCCACAGTGCGAGTACTTTGACAATACGGATCAATATATGCAACGCGCCCTGAAGCAGGCCCAGGAAGAGGGTAAGGTGCGTAACGGCCTGGACAGCTGGTGGACCCTTTCTTATTATTATCTGTCGTTACGGACCAATCTCAACAAAGCTATGATAAATAAGAAAATATCTCGGGCTAAACGGAAGGAGATTTATTTTGCTTTTGTCGACATCTTTTTGCGGGGCCTGGCGCCGTCTGCGGATAAATAACCGGATAGAGTGATCCCGAATAAACAAAGTAGTTTTTTTTTACTTACAATGTAAACAAACGTTTGTGCTTTTCTTTTTGTTTAAAAAAAACAAAACTTAAAAGGAGGAGAATCATGAAAATAATCATAATCCGAATACTTATGGGCTGGCTTACTCTGACTTTTTCGGCACATTTAGCAGGGGCACAAAGCCTGTCATTTGTAGGGCAAGCCATCGATCTCAACGTTCCGGGAGTTTCATGCATCACGATCTACGATCTGGACAGGGATGGGGACAACGATATCATCGGGGGCACTGAGATTCCGGGCAGAGGTCTTTACTGGTGGAGAAACGATGGCGGGGATCCCATACAATGGACGAGATTCACGGTGGATGCTGGCATCGATGATGCTATGTCGGTTGAAGTTGCATATATTGACAATGACACCTTTCCCGATATCATTACTACTGAGTTGTATCAGGGCCAGATAGATTGGTGGCAGAACAGCGGCGACCCGACAGCAGGCTGGGTAAAACGGGTAATTGGATATCCCTACGGCGCCCACGATGCCATGTGTGCCGATATCAACGCTGACGGGCACACCGACGTAGTTGGGGTCAGTTCCTATCCGGGCTCTGTTTCGGTCTTCTATAATGACGGAAACGAGCCCCCGGGATGGACGGAGAGTTCACTTTGCGATTCCCTTGGCGGAGCGAAGACCGTAACAATTCAGGACTTTGACCGGGACGGTGATTTAGACGCGATTGGGGCGGCCGAGACCGCCAATACGATCTGTTGGTGGGAAAACATTGGCAGCGATCCGGCCAATTGGGTGGAACACAAAATCTCCTCTGATTTTGGCGGAGCCCAGATCGCAATGCCGGTGCACATAGATGGAGACAGCCTGTATGATATAATTGCTGCCGGTGCCGAATGCCAGGAGATCTCATACTGGATTTGCCAGGACCTGTCCACAAATCTATGGGCCAAGCATACCATCACAGACCAGTTGGGCGTGGCGGTGAATGTCCGGGGAAATGATCTGGACGGGGATGGTGATCTGGACATCACTGCGGTGGGGATGATCCCTGGGGAGTTGTCCGTATTCCGGAACGACAGTTTTAGCTGGACCCCAATGGTGATGCGAAGCGATTTTGGACGCGGTTGGGCGTTGGAGGTCAACGACATTGATCAGGACGGTGATCTTGACATCATTGCCGGGTCCGAGGATTTGGGGGACCTTATTCTGTGGGAGAACATGCCGGACTTCCGGCCCAATATTACGCCGGACTCCCTGGTGGTCGAACAGGGAGGAACCGCAAAAACAGCGGTCCTGATAGATTCTCACAATGGCTACAATGGCACCGTAAGCCTAAGCGCTGCCATCAGTCCTGATCCGGCTGCGGGTCATGTTTACTTTACCTTTGATCCCGGACAGATAAATCCCAGCGGCTCCTGCAGCCTGATCGTGGCGGCATCGGCTGATGCTTCCCCGGGGCGGTATTCGGTCATGGTCACCGCGTCAGATTCGGTGGATGTCCTGAATGCCGATTCCATCGTGTTTTTATGGGTTTTGGGATCGGGCCAGGCGGCGGTAGTCGGGGGGGACCATGCCATGATGGAGCTGGTACGTGGGATATGGGGAACGGTGGATAGCTTGTGGGATGTGCCGCCGGCCATCGGTCCCAGCTACCAGGCTTTGGTGCTTGAGCACGGGGCGGCGCCGGGGGATACCTCCCTGATCCGGCAGTTCATCGGAGCCGGGGGCAGGGCGCTGCTGACCCGCCAAGCCCCATCGGAATTGTGCGGATTGAACTTGACGCCCATAAGCAGCTGGATCGGGGCCAGTGGATACGGCAACTATACCGGAACCGGGCTGCCCATCATCGCGACCTACAACCAGCCGTTCGGAGTCAGTGGCATCCAGATCAATGATACGCTGGGAACAGCGGTCTCTGGCTTCGGGAGGTTGTCAGGACTGGCTGCCGGGGGAGTGAAGCTGTCCCAGCTTGGGTCTTACGCCACGATGCTGACGGGGGTTTATTGCGGCAGCGGTTCCGGTCATTGCCTCTACTATACCGGCGGGGCCGGGATCAGCCCCCGGAGTGATTCCCTGCTTTTTAATTTTTTGACAAATCCGGCACTGGGGGTGGACGGATGGGATGACGGTGGAGCGGCTCAGTATCAGCTCTCAAAAATGAAAATTTGGCCCAA
This window harbors:
- a CDS encoding 4Fe-4S binding protein; the encoded protein is MPGKLPKIDTDACIGCGACVGACPVSALDMAGDKAKLVKPEACTSCGACVDACPVSCIVLA
- a CDS encoding outer membrane beta-barrel protein, with the translated sequence MKKHTILMTALILALAAGANAMTINGGAAWFNPSGVEGSGAVLFSLGAGQRVDDMVMANIQIDFMNKKFTKEITTDSVTTSTVSTTTRLVAYEHSVKYFPITAGVMITLPVGIFISPYVEGRVGFGIANVSYSYNESLYTIAESEQPESGTYSGFGWRIGAGGRLKLGSRSALTAGVSYNGNTCSRSAGNDVFTDLKMSGIGLGAALELSGF
- a CDS encoding TetR/AcrR family transcriptional regulator codes for the protein MNAAWALMESKGVLAVSMDEIARKAEYTKQTVYSYFSSKDELLVAIYLERLRERWGLHQEQMDAMSTGIGKLWAFARSYYSYFTRHPVDLQLVMYLDFWGLYSSETYKKLYAPQCEYFDNTDQYMQRALKQAQEEGKVRNGLDSWWTLSYYYLSLRTNLNKAMINKKISRAKRKEIYFAFVDIFLRGLAPSADK
- a CDS encoding T9SS type A sorting domain-containing protein; amino-acid sequence: MKIIIIRILMGWLTLTFSAHLAGAQSLSFVGQAIDLNVPGVSCITIYDLDRDGDNDIIGGTEIPGRGLYWWRNDGGDPIQWTRFTVDAGIDDAMSVEVAYIDNDTFPDIITTELYQGQIDWWQNSGDPTAGWVKRVIGYPYGAHDAMCADINADGHTDVVGVSSYPGSVSVFYNDGNEPPGWTESSLCDSLGGAKTVTIQDFDRDGDLDAIGAAETANTICWWENIGSDPANWVEHKISSDFGGAQIAMPVHIDGDSLYDIIAAGAECQEISYWICQDLSTNLWAKHTITDQLGVAVNVRGNDLDGDGDLDITAVGMIPGELSVFRNDSFSWTPMVMRSDFGRGWALEVNDIDQDGDLDIIAGSEDLGDLILWENMPDFRPNITPDSLVVEQGGTAKTAVLIDSHNGYNGTVSLSAAISPDPAAGHVYFTFDPGQINPSGSCSLIVAASADASPGRYSVMVTASDSVDVLNADSIVFLWVLGSGQAAVVGGDHAMMELVRGIWGTVDSLWDVPPAIGPSYQALVLEHGAAPGDTSLIRQFIGAGGRALLTRQAPSELCGLNLTPISSWIGASGYGNYTGTGLPIIATYNQPFGVSGIQINDTLGTAVSGFGRLSGLAAGGVKLSQLGSYATMLTGVYCGSGSGHCLYYTGGAGISPRSDSLLFNFLTNPALGVDGWDDGGAAQYQLSKMKIWPNPLRERTTIKYSVASRGLTELRIYDILGRLVRIEQGGMLDPGTYIMEWDGKSSKGQAVSAGIYFVRLLSRDGNETRKIVKLQ